ACGGCAAGGCCAATGCATTCCGCTTGAGCCTTACAAACAATTCCGTTGACATCGAAGGCGTTTACAGATCCGATGCAATCTCGATACGCTGCGTGAAGAATGTGTAGGGGGGATGAGTTAATAGTTACTAGATAATAGTTATCAGTTACTAGAACTTTGTTAGCAGAACAACGTCGTTGCGCAAGCGCAAGACGATTTCGCCCCGACGGGATCCGAGCAACTTCATTCAACTATTGCAAAAATCCCTCGCGAAAAAATTCGCGAGGGATTTTTGTTTTAACGCTTATGTAAAAGCTCCATTACTATCGGGGAGTATTTTATTTGGATGGGTTGTCACCGTGAATGTAGCTTACAAAAGCGAAGCGTCTGCTATCGGGGGCCCAGGAATTGACATTAATTGTTCCTTGCCCACCGAAAAGTTTAAGGATTGTTTCGGGAACGGACCAAGAATCTGCGGGATTTGCGCGACGCATCAAACGCAGTTCCACGTTTTTATTTGGAACATGTTCACCAGGGCGCACATCCGTTTCCGTGTATGCGACCATCACGACCTTTTGACAGTCAGGAGAAATATGCGGGAACCACGTATTCCAATGCAAGTCATGGGTCATCTGCGTTTGTTCGGAGCCATCCGCCTTCATGCAGAAAGCCTGCATACGTCCCGAGCGTTCGGAATTAAACCAAATATATTCACCATTGCAATCGTACTCAGGGCCGTCATTCAATCCAAACGCAGTCGTAAGGCGAGTCTCGTTACCGCCCGCCGCAGAAATCGTGTAGATATCGTAACTTCCGTTTCGTTCTGCGCAATAGGCAAGAGTCTTGCCGTCCGGCGTAATGCCATGCAAGTAGCTTGGCGCAAGAGGCGTCACTAAGCGCGGTTCGCGGCCGTCAAAGTAAATCTTGTAAATACGCGAAAGCCCGTCTTCTTTTGTGTGGTGGCTCACGTAAATGCCGCTGCCATCAGGGTCAAGAACGTGGTCGTTATTGCAGTTGTCCACATAATGACTTTCAATTTCCGTCACCTCGCCCGTCGCGATTTCAAATTTGTAAATGCGTCCATTGCTGTTGTACGTAAGGAAAGTTCCATCGGCGCTCCAGTTTGGCGCTTCAATAACGCAATCAAACTCCTTGAGGATTTTCGCTTCACCAGTTTCAATATCAAAGACTTGCAAAATAGACTTGTCACCATTGCGGTTCCACGTTTCACCCGGAGAAATTTCAAATGTGTAGCTTACGCCAAACTGCTCACGAATTTTATCCATGAGCGTCATGAACTCCATCGTTTTTGCATGTGTCATTTCTGGGCGTTCCCAAACAATTTGTTTCGAGAGCGCGACGCCTATCGTCCCGCCATTCGAGATATCACAGCATTCGCAAGGTTTGCAAATTTCGTGCCGGAACTGAGCAGGATTTTCAATTGCCTCTTTGCAAGCGAGAACTTCGTATTCGTAGCAGTTGCAAAGGCGCGGCGGTTCAACAGTTTCAACTACATTCCCGGCATTATCAAGCAGTTCAAGCTTTACCATGTCATTCAAATTCTGTACACGGATTTGCCCCGCCGTTCCATAAATCACGCCCTCGTTATGCGTCGGCGAAACCATCGAAGTCTTGAGATACGCCTTTTGACCGTTTTCGTACGTGATGTTTATCCAGTCACTTGCATCCACGCCCGTTTTGAACTTGACGCACTTGCAATCCATGGACGTGATTTCGTTACGGACAAATTTTCCGTCAGTATCAACACGCTCGCCAAGGAACAAATCTGCAAATGTAAGGCTGTAAATGCCGATATCCAAAAGCGCACCACCCGCCAGCGACGGATTATGCATACGCTCCCTATCGCTGAGTTTCATCGAAAAATCGGCTTCAACTGTTTCCACATTTCCAATGCGACCTTCACAAATCCAGCCGCGAATCGTATCCAGCGCCGGCAAGAATCGCGTCCACATGGCCTCGCACAAGAAAACGCCCTTGTCATGCGCAAGCGCAATCACCTCAGTTGCAAGTTTTGCGTTCGCGGCAAAAGCTTTCTCCACCAAGATGTTCCGGCCATGATCAATGCAAAGTTTCGCAAATTCATGATGGTGCGAATGCGGCGTTGCGATATAAATCAAGTCAACAGCAGAATCTGAGGCAAGTTCCTCGTAACTGCCATACGCTTTTTTAAAGCCATACTCTTTCGCAAAAGCATCGGCCTTTTCCAAATTACGGGACGCCACGGCGTAACATTCCACGCCCATCCCCTTATTTTCTAAAGTATTTACAGCAGCAGCCATCTTTGTTGCGATATGGCCACACCCAAGAATCGCGAATTTCAAAACCTTCATGGTAAAAATATATATCGAAAATTTTTAAGCAGCAATAATTTACCACAAATACCGTTTACCGCTGTAGCCGAATAAAAAACACTCTAGAATTTGATATATTTTTCACCATGAATCAAATCAAGTCTGTTGCAGTTGTAGGTCTCGGGGCTGTCGGTGCCGTTGTGGCAGAACAGCTCTTGAGCGTTCTCGGAAACAAACTTTATTGCGTGATGGACGCCGAACGCAAGGCGCGCTACCAGGCAAGCGGAATCGTCATCAACGGGAAAAAGGCAGAATTCAACTTTGTCACGCCGGACGAAGTCCCGGTCGTTGACCTTGTGATTTTTGCGACCAAGAATTTGCAATTCAACGAAGCGCTCGAAGAAGCGAAAAATGCGGTCGGTCCGAACACGGCTTTGCTTTCACTCTTGAACGGCGTGCATTCCGAAACAGAAATCGAGCGTGTTTACGGTGCTGAAAAGACTTTGTACGGATTCATCGTTAATTTGCAGTCTATCAACAAGCACGGGAACATTGACTGCGCGGGTCGCGGCATCATCCTCTTTGGCGAAAAAGACAACCGCCGTTCCGAACGCGTCGAAGCCATCCACCAGCTTTTCGAAGATGCACACATCGTCCACAAGATTCCAGAAAACATCCGTTTAGAAATGTGGAAAAAGCTCTTGATGAACACCGTATTCAATTCGATCGGAGCGATTTGCCGTTCCACATTTGCAGGATTCAATTTCCCAGTGATGCAATCGCTTGTGCGTAAAATCGGAAACGAAGTGATTCAAGTGGCAAACGCCGAAGGCTTTGCGCTCACGAACGAAGACCTCGAAGAAAACTTGCGACTCACCTGCAACTACACGCCGCTCGGCAAGTGTTCCATGTTGCAAGACATTGAGGCCGGGCGCAAAACGGAGAACGCCTATTTCTGCGGGACCATCAGCAAGCTCGGAAAAGCACACGGGATCCCAACGCCCTACTGCGAATTCTTAGGCGAACTCATCGAAGGCACTGAACTCGCACGAGAATTGCAAAAGAAGCTGTCATAACAAGATTTCACTGGATTGGGCTAAAGCCCCAACTCTTTGGCTCGGTTATAAAAATGAGCAAGCTCATTTTTGCAACGCTCACCTTCTGAGTTGTTTTCGCTTCGCTCAGAATGACGAAGAAGCAGGATGCATTACGCGCAAATGACGATGATACTAAAGGTATTTCACGACTTCCACGTCGGCGGGGAGCCAATTCACGGAATTAAGATTTTCGCGGTCAAGCCATTTGGCGGCTTCGTGTTCCAGAAGTTTCGGTTTGCAGCCTGCGGCAAGCGAGCAATAAAAGCAACGCATTGTCAAATGGAATTTAGGATAATCGTATTCCACCGTGCAGATCTTTTCGCCAACACTCACTTCGACATCGAGCTCTTCTTTCAATTCGCGAACAAGCGCCTGTTCCGGAGTCTCACCCGGTTCCATCTTGCCGCCCGGAAATTCCCAGCCACCTTTCTGGTCGCCATACCCGCGTTGCGTTGCAAAAATGCGGCCACCGTCTTTAATGACTCCCGCAACAACTTCTATAGATTTCATGGAGCCAAAGATAAAAAACAAGATTTAACTAGATCCTTCGACTTCGCTCAGGATGACATTTTATTTGCGGGAAATCACATAAAAATACAATTATAGCCTACTTTTTCAATCAACTATTGCTTTTTCAAATTAAATTTTATAAAATTTAATTGCACAAAATTAAAACAGTGTATATGGAGAAAAAATTATGAACATCTACGATTTCACCCTGACCGACGGAAAAGGAAACGAAGTCCCACTCGCCAACTACAAAGGCAAAGTGATGCTCATCGTGAACACGGCAACAGGTTGCGGATTCACCCCGCACTACAAGCCGATTGAACAAATGTACGCCGATTTCCACGACAAGGGATTCGAAGTCATCGACATTCCCTGCAACCAGTTCAAAGGCCAAACACCAGGAACCGATGAAGAAATACGTGAATTCTGTACCCTCCATTACGGAACGGAATTTCCGCAGATGAAAAAGTCCGATGTGAACGGTCCGAACGAGCTCCCGCTCTACACGTACTTGAAATCGCAAAAAGGATTCGAAGGATTTGGAACCGGGATAAAAGCAGCGGCAATGGCTTTGTTCGTGAAAAGCATCGATAAGGATTACAAAAATAATCCCGACATCAAGTGGAATTTCACAAAATTCGTCATCGACCGCAAAGGGAACGTTGTAGCGCGTTTTGAGCCAACAATCAAGATGGAAAACGTACGCGCCTACATAGAAAAACTACTTTAGGGAACGCAATGAGTTACCCTCAATTAAAACTAGAAAACCAACTATGCTTTCCGCTATACGCCGTGTCCAAGGAAATCACTCGGCGTTATGCGCCATTTCTTGAGCCGCTCGATCTCACATACACGCAATACATCGTAATGCTTGTGCTATGGGAAGAGAAAAAATGCAACGTCACAGAGCTCGGGAAAAAGCTTTACCTCGATTCAGGAACACTTACCCCGCTCCTAAAAAAGTTAGAAAGCAAAGGTTACATCAAGCGCTCTCGCGAAGAATCCGATGAGCGTTGCCTTTCTGTAAGCCTCACCTATGACGGCGAAAAGTTGCAACACAAAGCAGCAAGCGTCCCCAAGTCAATGACAAGTTGTGTAAATTTGTCGCTAGACGAAGCCAAACAGCTATACAGCACGCTCTACAAAATTTTGGAAGGCTTCAAGGACAATGCATGATTAAAATTTTATTCGTATGTCACGGGAACATATGCCGTAGCCCCATGGCTGAATTTGTAATGAAAAAATTGATACGCGATTTGCCTGCAGTAGGAAAGCGCGAAATTAGTTCGTCCACAAAACTTGAAGTCGAGACGGACACAGCGCTTTCTACCGCGGACTTCGAAATCGCCTCAGCCGCCACAAGCACCGAAGAAATCGGGAATCCAGTTTACCCGCCAGCAAGGCATATGCTCGCCAAACACGGCATCGACTGCAGCGGCAAAACGGCACGGCAAATGACAACTGCCGACTACGAGCATTATGACTACATTGTGCTCATGGACCAGAACAATCTGCGGAATCTCCGCTGGATTTTGCCTCGTGACATTTACGAACGCGAAACTAGCGCCGTTGCCAGCAACGACACGCCCCGCAAAGTTTCTCTCTTAATGGATTGGGCAGGCAAAAGCCGCGACGTAGCGGACCCTTGGTACACCGGCGATTTCGAAGCTACATGGCGTGATGTGAACGAAGGTTGCAAGGCCATGCTCAAAGCTATTTGCAAATAAATAATCTCAAAGAAACGATTATTCCAATTTGGACTATTCATCACTGGTCTGCGGATTCTCAATTTTGTACTTTCAAAATTAACTCATACTTCAACCTAGCGCTACCCTTTTGGGGTAGCGTTTTTTTATCGTCAGCATTTTTCATGATAAACTAATTGTAAATATTCCAATTTAAATTAAAATCCACTACTCTGAGAAAATGTTTCTTTGTAGTTTACAAAATGGGCGGTCATCCGTCTAACAATAAAAACACAAGGAGGCAATCATGAAAACGGTAAAATTTATAACGGCTGTCGCGCTCATGTTTATGGTCACGGCATCGTTCGCGTCAAATAAAGTCGTCAAATCAAAACTGGGCGACATTGAACTTACCAATCAAAAAGATGGGGGTTCAGTTGTCTGCACCGCAGGTTTCAATGACGAACTGAAGATTCTTAAAGAAGCAGAAACTGCAGTCCTTGTCAAAGGAAAGTGCGGTAATGGTTGGGTCGAAAAATCGAAAATCGAATACGTCGCACAAGGTCCGGGAAACAAGTCCTATGATTTTGACAACATCGTAATCGACGGTTTCTTTAATGACCCTCTTATCAACATATTCTATGACAACCCCAACACTCTCGCAGAAGTAGAAATCAACCGCGACTTCAAGGAGTACCTGACTTACACGATGGATAGAGAACAAACCGAAATGCGAAATGGAGAAAACTAGTTCAAAAAAAAATTAAACAAATTTTCAACACATCAACCTAGCGCTACCCTTTTGGGGTAGCGTTTTTTATTGCCGGTATTTTTCATAACAAACTAATTGTAAATATTCCAATTTAAATTCAAAAGCACTACTCCGGCAAAATGTAACTTTGTAGTTTACAAAATGGGCGGCCATCCGTCTAACAATAAACACAAGGAGGCAATCATGAAAACGGTAAAATTAATGACGGCTGTCGCGCTCACGTTAATGGTCACAGCGTCGTTCGCGTCAAAAAACGTCGTCAAATCAAAACTGGGCGACATTGAACTCACCAATCAAAAAGATGGAGGTTCAGTAGTCTGCACCGCAGGCTTCAACGACGAGCTGAAAATTCTCAAAGAATCGGATTCGGCTGTTTTCGTCAAAGGGAAATGCGGACCAGGTTGGGTTGAAAAATCCAAAATTGAATACGTCGCACAAGGTCCCGGTGATAAAAGCTTCATCATGGACAGTGTCGGCGTGCAGGCCTGGATCGACAACCCGAGCGCCATCTTCGTTTTGGAAGGTAATGACATCGATTTCGATGGAGTTAGCATCGATCGCGATTTCAAGGAATACCTGACTTACACGATGGATAGAGAGCAAACTGAAATACGAAATGGAGAGAATTAATCTCACACATCAAACCAAACGCGGCCCCCAAAGGGCCGCGTTTTCCGTATTCTATTTTCTAACAAACTTCAGATTTTTTTGTTCACCAGACGGCAGGGTAACAACAATGCCATAAATTCCTGGCGATAAATCCGACAAATCTAACTGGTTTTGGAATAGCCCCCTAGAAGCATATGCACCATCAACAGAATAGATTTTATAACGGCATGTTTCAGTTCCATATACACGCAATTTATTTCCTTCTAGTTTCACATCAAAATGAGAAACATTCTTATTTGCAATAAATCGTGTCGTTTCATCCGATGAAGAATCCGCTTTTTCCGCCTTGGCTTTTCGAACTTCATCAAAAAAAGAAGTCATCTTACCCAAGTTTTCACTCGAATACATTTCATTTCCACCGTGAGTTCCGCCCGGCACTGAAACAAGCTCACTTTTCACCTTGTACTTTTGCAAAGAGTCATAAAGTTCCTTGCTTTGCTCCGGATTCACAATTTGATCAGCCGTTCCATGGAACAATATTGTCGGAGCATCACCTTCACTGGCATAATACGGCGAACTCGCCACCATCCATTTATCCTTATTGCCTTCGCGCTCTGCTCCAATAAAGGCTCCCTCGTATGTTCCCGAGCCCATAAAGTTATTAATTGGGTTCATGGTGTAAATATCTGTCGGAGGAGACCAAAGCGTAGCGGCATCAATACAACTGCTGAACGAAGTAAAACTTCCAAGGTCACCTTCCAAATCTACAGTCACAGAGCCCGACTTACCTTCTTTTAAGCCGCAGGTCGTAGCAACGAGACTTGAAAGGTGACCTCCTGATGAAAATCCAGACATAGCAATAAACGACGTGTCTATTTTATACTTACTTGCGTTTCCGCGCAAATACCGCACCACCGCCTTGAGATCATGTAGCTGAGCAGGATAAATAGCATCGCTTGCCGATCGATGGTTCGGTGTGACAACCGCATAGCCCGCCTTAAGGAGCGCCGCGCAAATTGTATTTAAATCCGCCGAGCCTTTAGAATTATTCATACTCCAAGCACTGCCGTAAGTATGAACCACCACCGGATACAAATCCTTGTCCCCTTTAGGCAAGTAAATATCCATTGCGTGATAGGTTTTTCCATCGCCGACGTAGTTTACATCAGCAAATTTTTCGGAATACTCCAGCTTATCGTTGCCAGATTGCGGGCCACCAAAGCCACCGCCCATACCACCGCCCCACTGGGCGAATGCAGAAATAACGGCGGTAAGGCATACCGCCACAGTAATTTTTTTCATTATCCACTCCAATCAACTACAGCCCTAACACAGAACTGCAGCCATTTGTAATATATACAGAAAAAAGCCCCACTGGACAACGTGAAGCTTCTTTTTCATTGTTCTATTTTACAACTAATTAATTATTAGTTTATCGACTGTTCATTTCAAGAACGCTAAAGCGAGCCGAACAGATGGCGGATCACGCTTCGACTTCGCTCACTTCGATTGAACTCAGCGCAGGCAGCACTGGAGTCCACCATGACGTCGCCATAAAGCCTATTTCGGAAGGCGGTCAGCAGGGAAGATACTGAAATAAATTTCGGAGCCGTTCGTTTGGCGGTTTGTATAGAAGATATGCAAATGATGCACAGAACCATCAGCCCAGCCCAACGAGTCCGAGGCCCCCTTGCAGTTATCTTCAAGGGCAAGAGGTTCGCCTGCATGGCAACCGTGATTGTTTTCGGCAAGAGTCTTTAGCTGGAAGCTGGCTGGGACAAGCATGTGATCGCCGCCCATATCGGCCACTAGTACACCATCGACAAAGACCCACATGTCGCCGCTGCTGGCAAATTCAAAAACTTGCGGAGTCGGAACTTGTTTAGCGGTTTCATAAATGAACGGGGTATAAGCCATCATGGTAAAATGGAAATTGCGGAGATGTTGCAAGCCCAAATAAGAAGTTTTGCTCCCGAAAGCTTCCACCGCCTTTACAGCAGCGCTATGCCCAGAACCATTTGAATTGACAGCACGTGGACCGCCCTGATTCAACCATTCAGTGCACAAATCACTAGTTTTTTGTCCAA
This is a stretch of genomic DNA from Fibrobacter succinogenes. It encodes these proteins:
- a CDS encoding glutathione peroxidase translates to MNIYDFTLTDGKGNEVPLANYKGKVMLIVNTATGCGFTPHYKPIEQMYADFHDKGFEVIDIPCNQFKGQTPGTDEEIREFCTLHYGTEFPQMKKSDVNGPNELPLYTYLKSQKGFEGFGTGIKAAAMALFVKSIDKDYKNNPDIKWNFTKFVIDRKGNVVARFEPTIKMENVRAYIEKLL
- a CDS encoding ketopantoate reductase family protein, translating into MNQIKSVAVVGLGAVGAVVAEQLLSVLGNKLYCVMDAERKARYQASGIVINGKKAEFNFVTPDEVPVVDLVIFATKNLQFNEALEEAKNAVGPNTALLSLLNGVHSETEIERVYGAEKTLYGFIVNLQSINKHGNIDCAGRGIILFGEKDNRRSERVEAIHQLFEDAHIVHKIPENIRLEMWKKLLMNTVFNSIGAICRSTFAGFNFPVMQSLVRKIGNEVIQVANAEGFALTNEDLEENLRLTCNYTPLGKCSMLQDIEAGRKTENAYFCGTISKLGKAHGIPTPYCEFLGELIEGTELARELQKKLS
- a CDS encoding alpha/beta hydrolase, whose amino-acid sequence is MKKITVAVCLTAVISAFAQWGGGMGGGFGGPQSGNDKLEYSEKFADVNYVGDGKTYHAMDIYLPKGDKDLYPVVVHTYGSAWSMNNSKGSADLNTICAALLKAGYAVVTPNHRSASDAIYPAQLHDLKAVVRYLRGNASKYKIDTSFIAMSGFSSGGHLSSLVATTCGLKEGKSGSVTVDLEGDLGSFTSFSSCIDAATLWSPPTDIYTMNPINNFMGSGTYEGAFIGAEREGNKDKWMVASSPYYASEGDAPTILFHGTADQIVNPEQSKELYDSLQKYKVKSELVSVPGGTHGGNEMYSSENLGKMTSFFDEVRKAKAEKADSSSDETTRFIANKNVSHFDVKLEGNKLRVYGTETCRYKIYSVDGAYASRGLFQNQLDLSDLSPGIYGIVVTLPSGEQKNLKFVRK
- a CDS encoding MarR family winged helix-turn-helix transcriptional regulator, whose amino-acid sequence is MSYPQLKLENQLCFPLYAVSKEITRRYAPFLEPLDLTYTQYIVMLVLWEEKKCNVTELGKKLYLDSGTLTPLLKKLESKGYIKRSREESDERCLSVSLTYDGEKLQHKAASVPKSMTSCVNLSLDEAKQLYSTLYKILEGFKDNA
- a CDS encoding (deoxy)nucleoside triphosphate pyrophosphohydrolase, coding for MKSIEVVAGVIKDGGRIFATQRGYGDQKGGWEFPGGKMEPGETPEQALVRELKEELDVEVSVGEKICTVEYDYPKFHLTMRCFYCSLAAGCKPKLLEHEAAKWLDRENLNSVNWLPADVEVVKYL
- a CDS encoding TolB family protein: MSPGETWNRNGDKSILQVFDIETGEAKILKEFDCVIEAPNWSADGTFLTYNSNGRIYKFEIATGEVTEIESHYVDNCNNDHVLDPDGSGIYVSHHTKEDGLSRIYKIYFDGREPRLVTPLAPSYLHGITPDGKTLAYCAERNGSYDIYTISAAGGNETRLTTAFGLNDGPEYDCNGEYIWFNSERSGRMQAFCMKADGSEQTQMTHDLHWNTWFPHISPDCQKVVMVAYTETDVRPGEHVPNKNVELRLMRRANPADSWSVPETILKLFGGQGTINVNSWAPDSRRFAFVSYIHGDNPSK
- a CDS encoding low molecular weight protein-tyrosine-phosphatase, producing the protein MIKILFVCHGNICRSPMAEFVMKKLIRDLPAVGKREISSSTKLEVETDTALSTADFEIASAATSTEEIGNPVYPPARHMLAKHGIDCSGKTARQMTTADYEHYDYIVLMDQNNLRNLRWILPRDIYERETSAVASNDTPRKVSLLMDWAGKSRDVADPWYTGDFEATWRDVNEGCKAMLKAICK